Part of the Capsicum annuum cultivar UCD-10X-F1 chromosome 12, UCD10Xv1.1, whole genome shotgun sequence genome is shown below.
ttagacttatttttggctattgttgagggcatgtcccaactattaTTGGTATTggttgtctagaggctttgtggactactgtggacttgggtattggTTGTTGGTTCTTTTGGCATATTATAGATGTCTCTGAGTTTactttctttatcttgttatatgtttagaactcAGTCCCTGTTAGGGTGAATGCTCTGTTTGACTAGGCAAGAAGGGAGTGGTCTCCAGTCCAcggcggacttgagatacccgtcacgattaggccctggttcggatcgtgacactACTAGATGCCACAAATTTGCACACAAATAGTTAAGCATAAGGGAACAGTGAGTTCAGACTGAGAACTAGTAAGTAGGACTAATAGTGACTGCAGAATTAGCTAGCATCCCTACTTGACACAAGTAATCAAACAACAGAAATAGGAAGATAAACTTCAGACATGCATCCAATAGATGTTGGAAGTTAATAGAAGGTTGAGAGTACTAATCTAGCTTCAATATAAACCAAAATCTACCAACGCCAAGCCTATAAGCGATAAAGATTGAGCATTCCTCACTATTCACTCTATGTAAGCAGATTTATGTTTTTACCTGAGTTGCTGGAATGTTCATTCTGGAATCACTCCCAAGACCAAGTACATCCTGCATTGGTATAATTGCAAGACGGGCTACAGAAGAAACTGCACCTTCGATCAGGCCCCACGATATTTCCTCTTCCTCAATGTTTGATAAATACTTTAATACCTGATACATCAGTTTCAGAACGAACAGACTCATTTCATTGTCATCTCACGTTACGTATTGCATAAAAAACATGGTTTAGTCAATGCTTCATACTAACATTGGATTTCTCTTCCTGTGGCAAGACATCCCACCAGCCTCGAATCTAAGACatgcaaacaaaagaaaatacttACAAAAGTTGGACAGGGAGTAGTCATAATAGGGGGGGGGAACACAAATAAACCAAGATCAAGCACTGAAGATTACTGTATCATTGTCATGTGTTCCAGTATACACTACTTGGTTCTGCTCATGATTGTGAGGTAAATGAGGGTTTTCTGCCTCACTGCCAAATGCTGAACAATACAAGGAAGAACAAGTTTATACCAAGGTTGCCCTATAAATTCAAATGCTACTTTATGCACAGCATTCTATAGGTACGAGAGATGATATAAGTACCAAACTGGAGTACGGCCATCCCAGGTGCTTCGATGGACTTTCTAAGCTGAACAACATCCTTGGTGATTACTCCCTGTTATTTAGCATTAATAGAAATGAGAAGATAGAGCAACAAAACAAAAAACtgcataaacaaatcaaaaattccCTTTTACCTAGACACTATTCAAATTTAACTAGATACATCAAATCCAAACTTGCAGCCAAAAGAGCATACAAatgtaaaagtaaaaaaaaaatatatttattttagtaggaAGTTGAGTAGGACGGATAAAAGAACAAGAATACTCCTTATAACTAATGAAATATTTTATACAATCTACTCTCTGTCCTTTCATCTGTGATGAGTTCAAAGAATTAAAGAAGAGTTGTGACATGTAAGCCAAATGCAcgcaaagtatcaaaaatatcttttaacGAGAGTGATGGTGAGAATTCTACATgttttttcattataaataagTGTAGCGAGGGTCCCGACAAGCCAtgtcattaagggtaaaatgggaACAATAAGATTAACTAGTTTCCCAAAAGAAAAAGATGGCATTCTTTATGAAGGGAgacttggagtaactggtaaagttgttgcatgtgaccaggaggttatgggttcaagctgtggaaacaacctctggcagaaatgcaaggtaaggctgtgtacaatagacccttgtggtccagACCTTTCCGGACCATGTGCATAGTGGGAGcattagtgcaccgggctgccttttTCATTAGtaacaaaatatacatatatgataCACAAGTGACACAACACACACGTGCATGTTGTATGATTGCATGTATGTAGAGCTCAATGACATCTTCAAGACTCTAAATCTCTTATGTATAGATGCCATTACACCTTTCTCATTACTTAATGGCAGTCTCACAAATGTTAGTGATAAAGAACGTACAAAAGATCAACGTTTTCTTTTTATAACCGAGAAATTCCTAAGGGCCAATGGCACAAGGTTCGAAACTCAGTGATAATGTGCCCGCCACTCTACCCCTATCTACTTAATATCAAGCTTTTCTCCACGTCAAAATTCGAACCTGTGATGCCCAAACCACACATTCACAAGTTGCGGTTTTATCACTAGAGCAAATACCTCGGCAACGTACAAAGATCAATTTAAACTCCCTGATATATATGATCTAGTGGTTACTGCTGACAGActtgaactttttaaaaaaatattcaccaTGGCAGACATACAATTGCATGGACCAGGCACTCAGCTTGTAAATGCAAAGCAAGTCTAATCATTGTTTCAACTTAAATTATATCCATCCACAATGGCTAGAATTCGCCATACGCATTTCTTATTTTTACTTGGCATGAAACTGAAATTCAACTTGAACGGATATTAGGAGATTGATCCAAATGCAAATAGGAAAAGGCCAGCTTCATTCACATGGCCATAAATTTTGTTCTAGAACTGAGGCTAGCCTTGAAAATTCAGAAAAAACGACTTGTATGCTTGAATGAAGctgaaagagagaaaataatgatGAAAGATAAACTGCTAAAACATATGTTAAGTTTGCTTGCATACCAAAATAGGTTCGTGAGATCTGTGGCCGATTTATTGTTTTTAACCAATACAACCAAAAAATTGCCTAACAAATGAGTTGGATGCaatcttttcttctcctttctAACTTCTCTAAAGGCAATATTTTTTACTtcctaagtgatgaaattatTGGGAGTATCCAACCATTCAAATGTGTACCAAATTACAAAAGAATGCTCCTGGGGAGACATTAACGCAGACATCTCTTTTCTATTGGTAGGAAAATGAAAGCAGACATCAAGACAAAATCAGAGAATTCAGAGAGAAAATCTGTTGTATGCTTTCCTAAGACATACCAAGTCTTCTGCTATAATATTGATCTTCCCAACAGCCTGGAAGATAGCATCAAACAAAGGTTTTCCAGGCCCCACCTAAgtcattgaaattaaaaaaaaaacgagATAGTTTTAGATGTTaagattcaaaaaataaaagaaatatgaagAGATCCGACCTTCCACCGTCCCAGCATTGCGACTTTTGCCTCTGCAAGTATGGATTACAAAAATTGCATGAGTACGCAATTGATACAAAGTTACCATTGAAGTGGGttaaagtcccacattggttggggaatagACTGGCGGtctgcttatatggacttgggcaatcctccctcatgagccagtttttgaggttgagttaggcccatgAGCCATATTTTTACATGGTATGAAAGCCAGGTCCATCCCCATTTGGGCTCCCGGTCCACACGCCAGTTGGGTTGGGCCTTGGGCATGAAGGGGGTGTTGAAATGGGTGAAAGTCCCACTTTGGTAGGGGAATGGACTGGCGGTCTGCTcatatggacttgggcaatccttcCCTCAAGAGCTAACTTTTGAAGTAGAGTTAGGCCCATTTGCCATTTCTTTAAAATTACATGTAAGCCTGTAAACATCTAACATTAATTACCAGAAGGAATAGCCCAAAATCCAGCAAATCCTCTGAAGTGATCtatcctaaattcatcaaaaagttCCGTTGCACGTCGAATCCTGCGTACCCACCATGAAAATCCATCCTTCTCCATGGCTTTCCAATCATACAGAGGGCTTTTTAGCAAAAGAAAAAACACAGTAAGTAGTGGCTACCACAAGAATTGAAGTTTTAACATTATATTGAACTTAGATATGATCTGCCAGTGAACTAAAACGACAAGTTTCCCCCAAGTATGTCTTCTAAAAGCAATAACTTGATTACTTCCATACTCAAATAGACATTTTTCAGATAAAGGAAATGTTTGTTCGACAATACAGTGTCCGAATAACACTTACCTGCCCCACAGTTGACCAGTTTCACTAAAGGCATCTGGAGGAACACCACTAACCATAAGAGGGAAACCTTTCCTATTCTGCCACAGAATTAGATGGTTTATGCCGATCAGAAGGCTTAAAAATTAGTAGAGGTAATTCACCAACTTATTTACCGTCAAGGTTCACTGAGATACTAACCAGCAAAAACTGTTTCTTGTTGGCCCAAACATCAGCACTATGATATCCAACATATATTGGCATGTCTCCCATTATACTGATTCCTTTGGATTGTGCATAGTCACGAACTTTTTTCCATTGTCTTTGGAATAAGAACTGTTGTGCAATGAATATGTCAATCTGTTCCAGGCAACATTAGATCAATTTTCAATGTCAGCTAATTTAAAGGATCCAACTGGTCAGCATTCAAATTTTAAAGAGGCCTTACAAAATCCTTTTCATTTTGATAAACTTCTTCTAGAGCTACAAGATGGCGATTTTTCAATGGTTCAGGCCAATCGCACCAGCTAATAGTGTTTAAAGAGTTGTCTATGGCAGCAAAATAAGCAGCATCCTCCAGCCAACCTGCATTTTTCTTGAATAAATTATGTTCAGCAATAGCAGGTGTCAGCACTCAGCAGAAACACTTTTAGAAATTATTAAAATGTACCCCCACTTTCTGACTTCTTGTTTCATTTCAAAGTGAATATAGCAACACACAACAACAAAATTACGTGACATCTGCAACTGCACCTAAACTTCATTGTGGGGAAGAATAATGACTAATTacattttatggttttatttgtGCTGAACAACTAAAGCCTCCTTACTAAGCTCCACATCTTGCATATGAATatattctttcctttttctttcattctttttggGTAATTAGACTAGTCGTGCAATACCCCCAATACATGCCTTAAACATTATTGAAGTAATGTGTTGAACTCCGAAGATGTGAATTAAGTAACATGAGAATGAGATCTTTTTATCTTAGTTCCTCACCAAAAAAGAATCATATTATGTTACTTTTCTTATAATACAACGACACAATAAATTGCTTTCTGGGAACAGATTgcccaaaaaaaaagaatttaactatgtttttcaataatttacttaattaaaaagaaaaactactTACCCAAAATTAACACGAGCGAGTAGGGTctaaaactaattaattttagaaGTATTTACTACTTACcaataataatgacaataatgAGTTGGGTTATTTAGGAAAGATTTAGAATAAGTTTCTAGAACCTACCTTATCAGATCTTTACATATGAGTCATCTTTCGCTGCCATTAACTAGTGGTCTAACTTCCTTTGAAGTACATTTTAATAAGTTAATTAGAGGCAAAACAAGAAGGGGAGCcttagagtaactggtaaagttgttgccatgtgaccaggaggtcacaggttcaagccttggaaatagcctccggcagaaatgcaaggtaaggctgcatatgttacacccttgtggtggggcccttccccgtacaccgcgcatagcggtagctttagtgcaccgggctgccctttaatTAGAGGCAaaacaaatttaagaaaatataagtttTAAAGTTCCTCTAGTATTAGGAAAGCTTCACCACAAATCCCATTGTCCCACCACCTATACCTTTTACCATACATATGGACCAGACCACCACAAAACGATCTTCAATCATTCCTGTTGGAACCAAGATTCCATGGAAAGCACTTCCTAACTCTCTACCTCTAAGAGGTAGGGGTAaagtctgcatacactctaccctccccagagcACACGTGGAATTTCACCGgtatgttgttggtgttggtgtttaTCAAATTATACTTTATTTGCAGAAACACCATCTTtaatatacaacaacatacaCCATATATTCCCACAACAACTACCACCTTTAATATAGTCGTATTTATTTTAATCTCTTGTTACTGAGAGAAATTCATGTACTATGTGTGCTATTTGGATAGATAAACCATGGCAGTTGAATGTCAATTCATTTGCCTCAAGGCATTGAACTAGAAAATGGGGTAAGTGGAGACCTGACCCTCTAATTGTGGTTTCTCTAAATTTCACAACTTCCAAGTGTTCaataaaatgtatcaaaatgatTGAAGGTGTTTTGTGCCATGTGCTTGCCTTTCCAGCTTATGAAAATTATAAGGGATCAtttggttgggaacaagttatcCCAAGATTAGCtctcccgggataagttatcccaccatgtatgtaggataacttatcccatcactgtggtataaatggtgggataaataatcccgggactaactaatacctccaaccaaacgCAGGATAAATAATCCCGGgattattataccttatacctcacaccaaactaCTCCTTAATAAAATGTTTACAATGCAATTTCGTTTTTAGATTAAGTTATGTTCTTATGACATTCTTGGATTTCCAAAGTGATTTTTGACATATGTACACATATTTATACTAAAGTTTAAGATGTTTATGATTCAGTGGAACATCTAATTTTAAAAGAATGTTGCGACGATTTGAAACCTTATGATTATATGAAATTATGTTTTTGGGAAATACTATAGATGTCCAAGTTGGGTTTTCACCTTTCACCCCAAACATATGTTGCTCGGGACTCTCGTCAAATGTTGTCGCACCCGTGTCAGCTTCTCCAAgaatgcactacttttggaggattgACACGCAACCAATGGCATCTTTGAAAAGTCCAAGCAACATAGTCCAGAACCACACATTCAGGTGATTGTACGAACTCACGCTTAAGGTTATAAGTATGGCTTATGATTTCAAGGAAACTGCATATCGTGTTTCTTTACTACTTGTCCTAACATTTAAAGGTGGGTCTGCGAGATTTACAGGGTTTTTATAAACTCATTCCCTTACCTTCCATCAACCAATTATTTAGAAGGTACTGGCGAGCCTAGTGGTTAATTCTGATTTGATCCAGTCGCAATAGGTAAACTTCTGCTCTTATTCTGTTGATGCCAAGATATTTTCTGCTTTATTCTTTCTAAACCAGGATTGTCTCCACCTTTTTTTGTATCTTATAGAAGCCCCACGAGGACCCTGAGAGAGTTATTTCAATATTTGGGGACAAATAGTTGATATAGCCCTTTGATGGGACGTAAACACATATTACTGCATATGAATCGCATCTTGAGAATCATTTAAGTAGGCAAAATTGTTTATAAATGTTGATTGGGTCGTTTGATATCTTGGTTACGCGTTATGATTAATATGTGATATGGAACTGGGCTCGCCGGACGGGGGGTATGTTATCCAATGCTCGCCACTGCCTCCTAGTTTGGATTGTGAGACTCGTGACAACTGGTTTCAAGAATAAAAAATCTTATAAGCTCTCAAACTTCAGCTAGCAAACAAAAAGGATTAGGAGACAAGAGGCATAACGCACATAGAAGGAATTGACATGTAAATCTAGTAGATGTGACTAACATAAACAAGCAGAACCTCTCCTTGTCCTAATGTAGCAATCAAACAGAGGAAGAATCGTTATCATAGTTTGACAGACCATGGTTATTCTTGCTCCTATTATTAGCCTTAATCAAGAAATGAAGTAAGTTTATCTTACTCGAAATATTTGGATCCCGGCGAAAGTTCTCGAGCTGGTCTTTCAGTTCCCCTTCACTAGACAGAAGCCTCTTTGCTGCCTAAGATTAATAAGGAAGAAATTACCCTTTAAGATCATCTGAGCTAtcagttttgaagtgaaaaaatTCTGTTATCTATAATGAGAACAAAAAAGTAGACAGATAAAGATTCAGTACAGAAGAAcaaaaaattgacaatttgaagcAGACAAGAAATATTTGTATATTCTTAGACCTCCTTTCTCTTCTCCACACACCCAAAACCTTTCTCTTGAAAGTATTTTCCAACCCTTTGGTTTCATAAAGTTCAAGTTATATTAAAAGAAGAACTAGCAACAAGTATCTGCTCATTTTTTTTACCTTGGTTATTAAAGGATCTTTTATCTCAGCAATAGTCGAGTAATTGACACGTTCCGTAGGTCTTCAAAACAATGAAAATAACCAAACAATAAGAATTGGATGTCAAGTAATGCTCCCATTAAATTTATATGTGCAGAAACACTAATGTATTGCAACGGAAATATTATAAAGAGGCTCACAGTGGCTTCGGAAGCTCCTCCTTCTTCAGTAAACCATCATCAACAAGttcttcaagagaaataaaaagagtgTTACCACAATTCGCATCCTGAAAGCAACCATTGATAAACTGTCACTACAATGTTGTAAAGATCAACAATATGATTGTCCCAAGATCTCAACAGCGTCAGCAGAAAGCCAATGATCATTGTCCATATGAATGcttaaatcatataatttcattGCATGGAGAATGAACACAATATAGAATGAACCAAACAACAAAATCTGAAAGTTGTGCCCCATTTATGTGCATATTCAAGCGGCCAAACACATCGACAgccccctaaacttggcacgaACTTTCATTTTGGCACCTCAACCAACCATTGTTCATTTTAAGCATCTAAACAAGTATTCAAGTGTctcattttggcaccttttgctgaCACAGCACATTGTGTGTGTTGCACTACACTAAAGGCGCATGAGGAGCtcttttatatgatttttgtatttttttttcaccTTCTTCATCTTCCCTCATTCTTCTTCTACCAACTCCACCTTCCACCACCATTAACAACCATTGCTaagctttttttcttttgtaattttttttaaaccttcttcttctccatccatCAGCTCCACCTTCCAACATCACCACCATCATCCACAAACTACCACcagtaatttttgaattaaaaaaacatagaagaaaaaaatcacatactaattttgaaaattaaaaatcacatCTTAAATCCTTCTCTTAAATCCTCCATGAttgttttagaaaattaaaaatagtgacAACCAAATTTGCCACACAACCAccattaattatattattcacCTCCATAATTTTTGCACCACAATTGAATTCAATATCACCGTCAAACTTACCTTCACGCAATTTTAATAATCATCACCAAAAATCATGTTGCCATCACTGATTTCACCAtttgcaaataaaaaaaatcggAAGTTaatgaaattcaaaagaaaaaaaaattagaaaagtgGGGGTGGGGTAGGATTATTTCATCGCAAAAAGAATGGAGAAGAACGGGAAGGTAGGGAAGAGAGGTAGGGTGTTAAAAAGATGGGGGAAGGAGATGAGATGGTGGTGGACATTGGAGAAGAGAACTGAGGGGTGGGGAAGCGGGCAGGGGGTGAGGGGTGGGTTCGTGGGTGGGTTGGAGAAGATAATTGAGGGGTGGGGAAGCGGGCAGGGGGTGAGGGGGGGCTGGAGAAGACAGATGGAAATTGGTGGGGGTGggattaaatttataatttatttttataatt
Proteins encoded:
- the LOC107850686 gene encoding 4-alpha-glucanotransferase, chloroplastic/amyloplastic, which gives rise to MAIHTYFSLIPCSFSSPKLPFPKNSNIYQSPMRTLSKPTIRVQFQNRAVPCVGEDLPIDYADWLPKREPSDRRRAGVLLHPTSFPGPYGIGDLGPQAFRFLDWLHLAGCSLWQVLPLVPPGKRGNEDGSPYSGQDANCGNTLFISLEELVDDGLLKKEELPKPLPTERVNYSTIAEIKDPLITKAAKRLLSSEGELKDQLENFRRDPNISSWLEDAAYFAAIDNSLNTISWCDWPEPLKNRHLVALEEVYQNEKDFIDIFIAQQFLFQRQWKKVRDYAQSKGISIMGDMPIYVGYHSADVWANKKQFLLNRKGFPLMVSGVPPDAFSETGQLWGSPLYDWKAMEKDGFSWWVRRIRRATELFDEFRIDHFRGFAGFWAIPSEAKVAMLGRWKVGPGKPLFDAIFQAVGKINIIAEDLGVITKDVVQLRKSIEAPGMAVLQFAFGSEAENPHLPHNHEQNQVVYTGTHDNDTIRGWWDVLPQEEKSNVLKYLSNIEEEEISWGLIEGAVSSVARLAIIPMQDVLGLGSDSRMNIPATQFGNWSWRIPTSTSFDSLDAEAKKLRDILATYGRL